The following are encoded together in the Streptomyces flavofungini genome:
- a CDS encoding LysR family transcriptional regulator has product MALNGPTQYPAELLDTTMDQLRTLLAVHETGTALAAARQLGREQSSVQKQLDTMNRTFGALCGEALVLKRGRGKDVLFTATGEHLVALARSTLSAWSDGIHDARRRLGRTLSVGSTRYTLGFLLDAVERVSDAYERRGVDLKVTHVRTGDLFARLRSKELDLVCGSIVVTEGQEAELEPYEIVEWRRSGLSILTNLPPEKLPADAVGASELPGLPLVVSAGGLIARFLTAWYGADFRKEMSIAAEIEAAHYGFELLRSGVVSGAMLVTRGIAEAAESGSLPEAGGLRRLDVTGDVGPRTEVLVGVFTRRGDRASYDANHPLNLLWDALAKDNGRWWLSS; this is encoded by the coding sequence ATGGCCTTAAACGGTCCCACGCAGTACCCCGCGGAACTGCTGGACACCACGATGGATCAGCTCCGTACGCTGCTCGCCGTGCACGAGACCGGCACGGCGCTCGCCGCCGCGCGCCAGCTCGGCCGGGAGCAGTCCAGCGTCCAGAAGCAACTGGACACGATGAACCGCACGTTCGGCGCGCTGTGCGGCGAGGCACTCGTGCTCAAGCGGGGCCGCGGGAAGGACGTCCTGTTCACCGCCACCGGGGAACACCTGGTCGCGCTCGCGCGCAGCACGCTGTCCGCCTGGTCGGACGGCATCCACGACGCGCGCCGCCGCCTCGGCCGCACCCTCTCGGTCGGCTCGACCCGCTACACCCTCGGCTTCCTCCTGGACGCCGTGGAGCGCGTCAGCGACGCCTACGAACGCCGCGGCGTGGACCTGAAGGTCACCCACGTCCGCACCGGCGACCTCTTCGCCCGGCTGCGGTCCAAGGAACTCGACCTGGTCTGCGGCAGCATCGTGGTCACGGAGGGCCAGGAGGCCGAGCTGGAGCCGTACGAGATCGTGGAGTGGCGGCGCAGCGGCCTGTCGATCCTCACGAACCTGCCGCCGGAGAAGCTGCCCGCCGACGCGGTCGGCGCGAGCGAACTGCCGGGCCTGCCCCTGGTGGTCTCCGCCGGCGGCCTCATCGCCCGCTTCCTCACCGCCTGGTACGGCGCCGACTTCCGCAAGGAGATGTCCATCGCGGCCGAGATCGAGGCCGCCCACTACGGCTTCGAACTGCTGCGCTCCGGCGTGGTCAGCGGGGCGATGCTCGTCACCCGCGGCATCGCGGAGGCCGCCGAGTCCGGCAGCCTCCCCGAGGCCGGCGGCCTGCGCCGCCTCGACGTGACCGGCGACGTCGGGCCGCGCACCGAGGTCCTCGTCGGCGTCTTCACGCGGCGGGGCGACCGCGCCTCGTACGACGCAAACCATCCCCTGAACCTGCTCTGGGACGCCCTGGCGAAGGACAACGGGCGCTGGTGGCTCAGCAGTTGA
- a CDS encoding erythromycin esterase family protein: protein MARTTSSRASLMLVTAVGTGALLAPAATAATPRPDSPVRAIESAAHPLRATGPAGSTKDLRPLGRMVGDAKVVGLGEATHGTHEFFTMKDRLFRYLVQEKGFRTFALEASWKTGLRFDAYVRGGPGDVRELVRQELSKGPWYNQEYIELLAWMRQYNERHPQSQVRFLGNDLNNPDMGVELYDAVTDYVRRHEPGRLDRLKALYAPLRKVTDGDAHLALPVAERARLAKQARAAYELVKGIQPDRRGKKFGLILQHARSVMQTAEIYAFDTDTPAGVKGAMLYRDRIMAANTVWWQRHTGGKVLASAHNAHVGYESRDPNYPKMQGSFLRDALGTKYRSIGFTFDQGSFMATGPQDSKWKPRTVGAATPGMNEHTLDKVSYDDYYVDMRTAPAAARKWLDKPRPTRSIGTAYPDGPYEIRLGANHDVLIHLHRTTAAHRPQ from the coding sequence ATGGCACGCACCACCTCGTCCCGGGCCTCGCTGATGCTGGTCACGGCGGTCGGGACCGGGGCCCTGCTGGCGCCCGCGGCCACGGCCGCCACCCCGCGCCCCGACAGCCCGGTACGGGCCATCGAGAGCGCCGCGCACCCGCTGCGCGCCACGGGCCCCGCCGGGTCGACGAAGGACCTGCGGCCCCTCGGCCGCATGGTGGGCGACGCCAAGGTGGTGGGACTCGGCGAGGCCACCCACGGCACGCACGAGTTCTTCACCATGAAGGACCGGCTGTTCCGCTACCTCGTCCAGGAGAAGGGCTTTCGGACCTTCGCCCTGGAGGCGAGCTGGAAGACCGGACTGCGCTTCGACGCCTATGTGCGCGGCGGCCCGGGAGACGTGCGCGAGCTCGTCCGCCAGGAGCTGTCGAAGGGCCCCTGGTACAACCAGGAGTACATCGAGCTGCTCGCCTGGATGCGGCAGTACAACGAGCGGCACCCGCAGAGCCAGGTGCGCTTCCTCGGCAACGACCTCAACAACCCGGACATGGGCGTCGAGCTGTACGACGCCGTGACCGACTACGTCCGCCGCCACGAGCCCGGCCGGCTCGACCGGCTCAAGGCCCTGTACGCGCCCCTGCGCAAGGTCACGGACGGCGACGCCCACCTGGCCCTGCCCGTGGCCGAGCGCGCCCGGCTCGCGAAGCAGGCGCGGGCGGCCTACGAGCTGGTCAAGGGCATCCAACCGGACCGCAGGGGAAAGAAGTTCGGGCTGATCCTGCAGCACGCCCGGTCCGTCATGCAGACCGCGGAGATCTACGCCTTCGACACCGACACGCCCGCCGGGGTCAAGGGGGCGATGCTGTACCGCGACCGGATCATGGCGGCGAACACCGTGTGGTGGCAGCGGCACACCGGCGGCAAGGTGCTCGCGTCGGCGCACAACGCCCACGTCGGGTACGAGTCGCGGGACCCCAACTACCCGAAGATGCAGGGCTCCTTCCTGCGGGACGCGCTCGGCACGAAGTACCGCAGCATCGGGTTCACCTTCGACCAGGGCTCGTTCATGGCGACCGGGCCCCAGGACTCGAAGTGGAAGCCCCGGACCGTGGGCGCGGCCACGCCCGGCATGAACGAACACACCCTCGACAAGGTCTCCTACGACGACTACTACGTGGACATGCGCACCGCGCCCGCCGCCGCCCGCAAGTGGCTGGACAAGCCCCGCCCGACCCGCAGCATCGGCACCGCCTACCCCGACGGCCCGTACGAGATCCGGCTCGGCGCGAACCACGACGTCCTGATCCATCTGCACCGGACCACGGCCGCCCACCGGCCGCAGTAG
- a CDS encoding SDR family oxidoreductase encodes MESLQGKGVVVTGAGGGIGAALARRFAAAGARVVVNDLDAARAAEVAAEVGGVALPGDASAVVADAMAALDGTVDVYCANAGLASGGTEAAAERVWADAWDVNVMAHVRAADALIPGWLERGEGRFVSTVSAAGLLTMVGAAPYSVTKHGAYAFAEWLSLTYRHRGVKVHAICPQGVRTDMLTAAGSAGELVLAPTAIEPEDVADALFAGMAEDRFLILPHPEVAAYYQARAATPDKWLTSMNHIQQKWEASGR; translated from the coding sequence GTGGAGAGCCTGCAGGGCAAGGGAGTCGTCGTCACCGGAGCGGGTGGCGGGATCGGGGCCGCGCTGGCCCGCCGCTTCGCCGCCGCCGGGGCCCGCGTCGTCGTGAACGACCTGGACGCGGCCAGGGCGGCGGAGGTGGCCGCCGAGGTGGGCGGCGTCGCCCTGCCCGGCGACGCCTCCGCGGTCGTCGCCGACGCCATGGCCGCGCTCGACGGCACCGTCGACGTGTACTGCGCCAACGCGGGCCTCGCGTCCGGCGGCACCGAGGCCGCGGCCGAGCGGGTGTGGGCCGACGCCTGGGACGTGAACGTGATGGCGCACGTGCGGGCCGCGGACGCCCTGATCCCCGGCTGGCTGGAGCGGGGCGAGGGCCGGTTCGTGTCCACGGTGTCGGCGGCCGGGCTGCTCACGATGGTGGGCGCCGCGCCGTACAGCGTCACCAAGCACGGGGCGTACGCCTTCGCCGAATGGCTGTCCCTGACCTACCGTCACCGCGGCGTCAAGGTCCACGCCATCTGCCCGCAGGGCGTGCGCACGGACATGCTCACCGCCGCGGGCTCCGCCGGGGAACTCGTCCTCGCGCCCACCGCGATCGAGCCCGAGGACGTCGCCGACGCGCTGTTCGCCGGCATGGCCGAGGACCGCTTCCTGATCCTGCCGCACCCCGAGGTCGCCGCGTACTACCAGGCGCGGGCCGCGACCCCCGACAAGTGGCTGACGAGCATGAACCACATCCAGCAGAAGTGGGAGGCGTCCGGGCGGTGA
- a CDS encoding TetR/AcrR family transcriptional regulator yields the protein MARTTDGDGTPVPQRLLAAATRLFADRGYDRTSVQEIVEAAGVTKGALYHYFGSKDDLLHEVYARMLRVQQERLDAFADADEPVERRLRAAAADVVVTTIANLDDASIFFRSMHHLSPEKHKQVRAERRRYHERFRALIEEGQEAGVFSTATPADLVVDYHFGSVHHLSTWYRPDGSLTPQQVADHLADLLLRALRP from the coding sequence GTGGCCAGAACGACGGACGGTGACGGTACGCCCGTCCCGCAGAGGCTGCTCGCCGCCGCCACCCGGCTCTTCGCCGACCGCGGCTACGACCGCACGTCCGTGCAGGAGATCGTCGAGGCGGCAGGCGTCACCAAGGGCGCCCTCTACCACTACTTCGGGTCCAAGGACGACCTGCTGCACGAGGTGTACGCGCGGATGCTGCGGGTGCAGCAGGAGCGGCTCGACGCGTTCGCCGACGCGGACGAGCCCGTGGAGCGGCGGCTGCGGGCCGCGGCGGCCGACGTCGTCGTCACCACCATCGCGAACCTGGACGACGCCTCGATCTTCTTCCGGTCGATGCACCACCTCAGCCCCGAGAAGCACAAGCAGGTGCGGGCCGAGCGGCGCCGCTACCACGAGCGGTTCCGCGCCCTGATCGAGGAGGGCCAGGAGGCCGGGGTCTTCTCCACGGCGACCCCGGCGGACCTCGTCGTGGACTACCACTTCGGCTCCGTGCACCACCTGTCGACGTGGTACCGCCCCGACGGCTCCCTGACGCCGCAGCAGGTCGCCGACCACCTGGCGGACCTGCTGCTGCGGGCGCTGCGGCCGTAG
- a CDS encoding acyl-CoA dehydrogenase family protein yields the protein MHFAYDARTEELRGRLLAFMDEHVLPAEPVAEEQRAALASPWDTPAVVGELKAEARRQGLWNLFLPDARYGAGLTNLQYAPLAEITGRSPHLAPTALNCAAPDTGNMEVLAQFGTDEQHKQWLEPLLAGEIRSAFAMTEPEVASSDATNITTHIERDGDSYVITGRKWYISGAMNPDCKVFIVMGKTDPDGADIRRQQSMVLVPRDTPGVEVRRAMRVYGYEDHSHGGHAEVVFDGARVPAANLVGEEGGGFAIAQARLGPGRIHHCMRLIGMAERAIELMCRRAVERTAFGKPLARQGVVQEWIADARVAVEQVRLLVLKTAWLMDTVGNKGAHTEIQAIKIATPRTVVDILDRAVQLHGAGGVSQDFPLAELWAAARTLRLADGPDEVHQRSLARRELKRYL from the coding sequence ATGCACTTCGCATACGACGCCCGCACCGAGGAACTCCGCGGCCGGCTGCTCGCCTTCATGGACGAGCACGTCCTGCCCGCCGAGCCGGTGGCCGAGGAGCAGCGTGCCGCCCTGGCCTCGCCGTGGGACACGCCCGCCGTCGTCGGGGAGCTGAAGGCCGAGGCCCGCCGCCAGGGCCTGTGGAACCTCTTCCTGCCCGACGCGCGCTACGGAGCGGGCCTGACGAACCTCCAGTACGCGCCGCTCGCCGAGATCACCGGCCGCAGCCCGCACCTGGCGCCGACCGCCCTCAACTGCGCGGCACCGGACACCGGCAACATGGAGGTGCTCGCCCAGTTCGGCACGGACGAGCAGCACAAGCAGTGGCTGGAGCCGCTGCTCGCGGGCGAGATCCGCTCGGCGTTCGCCATGACGGAACCCGAGGTGGCCTCGTCGGACGCCACGAACATCACCACGCACATCGAGCGGGACGGCGACTCGTACGTCATCACGGGCCGCAAGTGGTACATCTCCGGAGCGATGAACCCCGACTGCAAGGTCTTCATCGTGATGGGCAAGACCGACCCGGACGGCGCCGACATCCGCCGCCAGCAGTCGATGGTGCTCGTGCCCCGCGACACGCCGGGCGTCGAAGTGCGCCGCGCGATGCGGGTGTACGGGTACGAGGACCACTCCCACGGCGGGCACGCGGAGGTGGTCTTCGACGGGGCCCGGGTGCCCGCGGCGAACCTCGTCGGGGAGGAGGGCGGCGGCTTCGCCATCGCCCAGGCGCGGCTCGGTCCCGGCCGCATCCACCACTGCATGCGGCTCATCGGCATGGCCGAGCGGGCCATCGAGCTGATGTGCCGCCGGGCCGTGGAGCGCACCGCGTTCGGCAAGCCGCTGGCCCGGCAGGGCGTGGTCCAGGAGTGGATCGCGGACGCGCGGGTCGCGGTCGAGCAGGTGCGCCTCCTCGTCCTGAAGACGGCCTGGCTGATGGACACGGTGGGCAACAAGGGCGCGCACACCGAGATCCAGGCCATCAAGATCGCCACGCCCCGGACCGTCGTGGACATCCTCGACCGGGCCGTCCAGCTGCACGGCGCGGGCGGCGTGAGCCAGGACTTCCCGCTGGCGGAGCTGTGGGCGGCGGCGCGCACGCTGCGGCTCGCCGACGGTCCCGACGAGGTGCACCAGCGGTCGCTGGCGCGGCGGGAGTTGAAGCGGTACCTCTGA
- a CDS encoding phosphotransferase family protein: MSPDRPLGPPGLDLDRLRGHLDRERPGLLAAGPLTARLIEGGRSNLTYAVTDGTNRWVVRRPPLGHVLATAHDMRREHRVISALHPTDVPVPRPVLLCEDEEVLGAPFYVMEFVAGTPYRTAEQLAPLGPERTRAAVLGLVDTLVDLHAVDPEAVGLGDFGRPEGFLDRQLRRWGKQLDASRGRELPGIEELHAALGRSLPASPAPTVVHGDYRLDNVLLDTSGDADRITAVLDWEMSTLGDPLTDLGLLVMYSVRLEVPDSPVSTTAGAPGHPDPAELIERYAARSGRDVTAVAWYTAFAWFKLAVILEGIHYRYTLGQTVGAGFDRIGELVPVFIEHGLTTLSEA; encoded by the coding sequence ATGAGTCCAGACCGCCCCCTCGGCCCGCCCGGCCTCGACCTCGACCGGCTGCGCGGCCACCTCGACCGCGAACGGCCGGGCCTGCTCGCCGCGGGCCCGCTCACGGCCCGGCTGATCGAGGGCGGCAGGTCGAACCTCACGTACGCCGTGACGGACGGGACGAACCGCTGGGTGGTGCGGCGCCCGCCGCTCGGACACGTCCTCGCCACCGCGCACGACATGCGGCGCGAGCACCGGGTGATCAGCGCCCTGCACCCGACGGACGTGCCGGTGCCGCGGCCGGTGCTGCTGTGCGAGGACGAGGAGGTGCTCGGCGCCCCGTTCTACGTGATGGAGTTCGTGGCGGGCACGCCCTACCGCACCGCGGAGCAGCTCGCGCCGCTCGGCCCGGAGCGCACCCGTGCCGCCGTGCTCGGCCTCGTCGACACCCTGGTGGACCTGCACGCCGTGGACCCGGAGGCGGTCGGGCTCGGCGACTTCGGCCGGCCCGAGGGCTTCCTCGACCGGCAACTGCGGCGCTGGGGCAAGCAGTTGGACGCCTCCCGCGGCCGTGAGCTGCCCGGCATCGAGGAGCTGCACGCGGCCCTCGGCCGATCCCTGCCCGCCTCCCCCGCGCCCACCGTGGTGCACGGCGACTACCGCCTGGACAACGTCCTGCTCGACACCTCGGGCGACGCCGACCGCATCACCGCCGTCCTCGACTGGGAGATGTCCACCCTCGGCGACCCGCTCACCGACCTCGGCCTGCTCGTGATGTACAGCGTGCGCCTCGAGGTACCCGACTCGCCCGTCAGCACCACGGCGGGCGCCCCCGGCCACCCGGACCCGGCCGAGCTGATCGAGCGCTACGCCGCCCGCTCCGGCCGGGACGTCACCGCCGTCGCCTGGTACACGGCGTTCGCCTGGTTCAAGCTCGCCGTGATCCTGGAGGGCATCCACTACCGCTACACCCTCGGCCAGACGGTCGGGGCGGGCTTCGACCGCATCGGCGAGCTCGTGCCCGTCTTCATCGAGCACGGCCTGACCACCCTGTCGGAAGCCTGA
- a CDS encoding NADP-dependent oxidoreductase has protein sequence MKAISYRAYGGPDVLEYGDVRDPKVGPDSVLVKVRAAALNPVDHKCREGYLDAVLDTVFPVIPAWDVAGVVVQPGAAAPEFAVGDEVIGYVREDFLSRGTLAEYVAAPVRTLARKPRNLTFEEAAGLPLAGLTAYQVIHRALSVTDGDTVLVHAAAGGVGTFAVQLARHAGARVIGTASERNHDYLRELGAEPVVYGDGLAERVRALAPEGVDAAFDTIGGDTLKLSADLLAPGGRLASIADGSVAALGGQYCFVRPDAADLTRLTGLVEQDVLTVHVQETFPLDRAADAFRLLEEGRTRGKIVVRVDWAEEGGR, from the coding sequence ATGAAAGCGATCAGCTACCGCGCGTACGGCGGGCCCGACGTCCTCGAGTACGGCGACGTGCGCGACCCGAAGGTCGGACCGGACTCCGTCCTCGTCAAGGTGCGTGCCGCGGCCCTCAACCCCGTCGACCACAAGTGCCGCGAGGGGTATCTGGACGCCGTCCTGGACACCGTCTTCCCGGTGATCCCCGCCTGGGACGTGGCGGGCGTGGTGGTCCAGCCGGGGGCCGCCGCCCCGGAGTTCGCCGTCGGCGACGAGGTCATCGGCTACGTGCGCGAGGACTTCCTCTCCCGCGGCACCCTCGCCGAGTACGTGGCGGCCCCGGTGCGCACCCTCGCGCGCAAGCCGCGCAACCTCACCTTCGAGGAGGCCGCGGGCCTGCCCCTGGCCGGGCTCACCGCCTACCAGGTCATCCACAGGGCCTTGTCCGTCACGGACGGCGACACCGTGCTCGTGCACGCCGCCGCGGGCGGTGTCGGCACCTTCGCCGTGCAGCTCGCCCGGCACGCGGGCGCCCGCGTCATCGGCACCGCGAGCGAACGCAACCACGACTACCTGCGCGAGCTCGGCGCGGAGCCGGTCGTGTACGGCGACGGACTCGCCGAGCGGGTGCGCGCCCTCGCCCCCGAGGGCGTCGACGCGGCCTTCGACACGATCGGCGGCGACACCCTGAAACTCTCCGCGGACCTCCTCGCCCCCGGCGGCCGCCTCGCCTCCATCGCCGACGGCTCCGTCGCCGCCCTCGGCGGCCAGTACTGCTTCGTCCGCCCCGACGCCGCCGACCTGACCCGCCTCACCGGACTCGTCGAACAGGACGTCCTCACCGTCCACGTCCAGGAGACGTTCCCCCTGGACCGGGCGGCGGACGCCTTCCGCCTCCTGGAGGAGGGGCGGACGCGGGGCAAGATCGTGGTGCGGGTGGACTGGGCGGAGGAGGGCGGGCGGTAG
- a CDS encoding DUF202 domain-containing protein, with translation MSEAAGPRAGGASGARDVSGAGGAGGAGGAALQAPAPRDPGLQPERTRLAWRRTTLTCTVAAVLGARAALRDGASVVAAVACALCLLLWLGFLVVAHRRMTTLTAARPRALSRRAAAAATVCTGALAVCAAALIL, from the coding sequence GTGAGCGAGGCCGCGGGCCCCAGGGCCGGGGGTGCCAGTGGGGCCAGAGACGTCAGTGGGGCCGGGGGTGCCGGTGGGGCCGGGGGCGCCGCCCTCCAGGCCCCCGCGCCCCGCGACCCCGGCCTCCAGCCCGAGCGCACCCGCCTCGCGTGGCGGCGTACCACCCTCACCTGCACCGTCGCCGCGGTGCTCGGCGCCCGGGCCGCGCTGCGCGACGGGGCGTCCGTGGTGGCCGCCGTCGCGTGCGCGCTGTGTCTGCTGCTGTGGCTGGGTTTCCTGGTGGTGGCGCACCGCCGGATGACCACGCTCACGGCGGCCCGCCCGCGCGCCCTGAGCCGCCGCGCCGCCGCCGCGGCGACCGTGTGCACGGGGGCGCTCGCGGTGTGCGCGGCAGCGCTGATCCTCTAG
- a CDS encoding YidH family protein codes for MSTFVQSLRLWFAPERVRQEGETPDYRFSLANERTFLAWLRTALALIGGGFAVDQFLPDLRWGVRVGLALALLAAGVLCALRAVNHWVRCEQAMRRGDDLPASRFPALLGVVVAVVAVAMVVVVVFGWEG; via the coding sequence GTGAGCACCTTCGTACAGAGCCTGCGGCTGTGGTTCGCCCCCGAGCGCGTCCGGCAGGAGGGCGAGACCCCCGACTACCGCTTCTCCCTCGCCAACGAACGCACCTTCCTGGCCTGGCTGCGCACCGCGCTCGCGCTGATCGGTGGCGGCTTCGCCGTGGACCAGTTCCTGCCCGACCTGCGCTGGGGCGTGCGCGTCGGCCTCGCCCTCGCGCTGCTCGCCGCCGGTGTGCTGTGCGCGCTGCGCGCCGTCAACCACTGGGTGCGCTGCGAGCAGGCCATGCGCCGCGGCGACGACCTGCCCGCGTCCCGTTTCCCGGCGCTGCTCGGCGTGGTGGTGGCGGTGGTCGCGGTGGCCATGGTGGTGGTCGTGGTGTTCGGGTGGGAGGGGTGA
- a CDS encoding NUDIX hydrolase: MDMGGAADPADEVVDVVDQDDNVVGTAPRGEVYARGLRHRCVFIEVRDAEGRVFVHRRTADKLVFPSRYDMFVGGVVAAGESYEDAALREAQEELGVSGLPRPVPLFKFLFDDGAGRTWWSFVYEVRCTTPVDPQREEVAWHDFLTDEELARRATEWAWVPDGLDAYERIRAFRAAE; encoded by the coding sequence ATGGATATGGGTGGGGCCGCCGATCCGGCGGACGAGGTGGTGGATGTCGTCGACCAGGACGACAACGTCGTGGGGACGGCGCCGCGCGGCGAGGTGTACGCCCGCGGCCTGCGGCACCGCTGCGTGTTCATCGAGGTCCGCGACGCCGAAGGCCGCGTCTTCGTGCACCGCCGCACCGCGGACAAGCTGGTCTTCCCGTCCCGGTACGACATGTTCGTCGGCGGTGTCGTCGCGGCGGGCGAGTCGTACGAGGACGCGGCGCTGCGCGAGGCCCAGGAGGAACTCGGCGTCAGCGGACTCCCCCGCCCCGTACCGCTGTTCAAGTTCCTGTTCGACGACGGCGCCGGGCGCACCTGGTGGTCGTTCGTGTACGAAGTGCGCTGCACGACCCCGGTCGACCCGCAGCGCGAGGAGGTCGCCTGGCACGACTTCCTCACGGACGAGGAGCTGGCGCGGCGGGCCACGGAGTGGGCGTGGGTGCCGGACGGCCTCGACGCGTACGAGCGGATTCGGGCGTTCCGGGCCGCGGAGTAA
- a CDS encoding FAD-binding dehydrogenase, with amino-acid sequence MAYDADVIVIGAGLAGLTATAELVDAGRRVILVDQEPEQSLGGQAHWSFGGLFFVDSPEQRRMRIKDHRELALQDWLGTAAFDRDEDHWPRKWAEAYVDFAAGEKRPWLHAQGVRFFPVVGWAERGGYDAQGHGNSVPRFHITWGTGPGLLAPFVRRVQEGAARGLVQFKFRHRVTGLARTGGVVDTVSGEVLEPSGVERGKASSREVTGSFELRAQAVIVTSGGIGGNHDLVRANWPERLGSPPEKMISGVPAHVDGLMLGIAEGAGAHLINRDRMWHYTEGIENWAPIWDKHGIRILPGPSSLWLDARGNRLPVPLFPGFDTLGTLDHIMHTGYDHTWFVLNQRIIGKEFTLSGSEQNPDLTGKSVRGVIDRARADVPGPVKAFMDHGADFVVERDLGALVRGMNALTKEPLIDEAALHRTIAARDREIVNPFTKDLQVNAIRGARKFVGDRLIRTVAPHPILDPKAGPLVAVRLNILTRKTLGGLETDLSSRVLQEGGDPLPGVYAAGEAAGFGGGGVHGYRSLEGTFLGGCLFSGRAAGRAAGQAVG; translated from the coding sequence ATGGCCTACGACGCAGACGTGATCGTGATCGGCGCGGGCCTCGCCGGCCTCACGGCGACCGCCGAGCTCGTCGACGCGGGCCGCAGGGTGATCCTCGTCGACCAGGAACCGGAACAGAGCCTCGGCGGCCAGGCCCACTGGTCCTTCGGCGGCCTGTTCTTCGTGGACTCCCCGGAACAGCGCCGTATGCGCATCAAGGACCACAGGGAACTCGCCCTGCAGGACTGGCTGGGCACGGCGGCCTTCGACCGCGACGAGGACCACTGGCCCCGCAAGTGGGCGGAGGCGTACGTGGACTTCGCGGCGGGCGAGAAGCGCCCCTGGCTGCACGCCCAGGGCGTCCGCTTCTTCCCGGTGGTCGGCTGGGCCGAACGCGGCGGCTACGACGCCCAGGGCCACGGCAACTCCGTCCCCCGCTTCCACATCACGTGGGGCACGGGCCCCGGCCTCCTCGCCCCGTTCGTGCGCCGCGTCCAGGAGGGCGCGGCCCGCGGCCTGGTGCAGTTCAAGTTCCGCCACCGCGTCACGGGCCTCGCGCGCACGGGCGGCGTCGTCGACACCGTGAGCGGCGAGGTCCTCGAGCCCTCCGGCGTAGAGCGCGGCAAGGCGAGCAGCCGCGAGGTCACCGGCTCGTTCGAGCTCCGCGCCCAGGCGGTGATCGTCACGTCCGGCGGCATCGGCGGCAACCACGACCTCGTCCGCGCCAACTGGCCGGAGCGCCTCGGCAGCCCGCCGGAGAAGATGATCTCGGGCGTGCCCGCGCACGTGGACGGCCTGATGCTCGGCATCGCCGAGGGCGCGGGCGCGCACCTGATCAACCGCGACCGGATGTGGCACTACACGGAAGGCATCGAGAACTGGGCCCCGATCTGGGACAAGCACGGCATCCGCATCCTGCCGGGACCGTCCTCGCTGTGGCTGGACGCCCGCGGCAACCGTCTGCCCGTACCGCTGTTCCCGGGCTTCGACACGCTCGGCACGCTGGACCACATCATGCACACCGGGTACGACCACACGTGGTTCGTGCTCAACCAGCGCATCATCGGCAAGGAGTTCACGCTCTCCGGGTCCGAGCAGAACCCGGACCTGACGGGCAAGTCCGTGCGCGGCGTCATCGACCGGGCGCGGGCCGACGTGCCGGGCCCGGTCAAGGCGTTCATGGACCACGGCGCCGACTTCGTCGTGGAGCGCGACCTGGGCGCGCTGGTGCGGGGCATGAACGCCCTGACGAAGGAACCCCTCATCGACGAGGCCGCGCTGCACCGCACCATCGCCGCGCGCGACCGCGAGATCGTCAACCCGTTCACGAAGGACCTGCAGGTCAACGCGATTCGCGGGGCGCGCAAGTTCGTCGGCGACCGGCTCATCAGGACCGTCGCGCCGCACCCGATCCTCGACCCGAAGGCGGGCCCGCTCGTCGCCGTGCGCCTGAACATCCTCACCCGCAAGACCCTGGGCGGCCTGGAGACCGACCTGTCCTCGCGCGTGCTCCAGGAGGGCGGCGACCCGCTGCCGGGCGTGTACGCGGCCGGGGAGGCCGCCGGATTCGGCGGCGGGGGAGTGCACGGCTACCGCTCCCTGGAAGGGACGTTCCTCGGCGGCTGCCTGTTCTCGGGTCGTGCGGCGGGGCGGGCTGCGGGGCAGGCGGTCGGCTAG